Proteins from a single region of Fusobacterium gonidiaformans ATCC 25563:
- a CDS encoding N-acetylneuraminate lyase, which yields MKGIFSALMVPYNLDGSINEKGLRELVRHNIDVMKVDGLYVGGSTGENFMISTEEKKEVFRIAMDEAKNEVQMMAQVGSINVKESVELGKYATELGYPCLSAVTPFYYKFSFAEIKEYYETIVRETQNNMVIYSIPFLTGVNMDIAQFGELFANPKIIGVKFTAGDFYLLERMRKAYPDKLILSGFDEMLLPAVVMGVDGAIGSTYNVNGIRAKEIFRLGKEGKIAEALEIQHVTNDLIEGILQNGLYPTIKEILKCQGVDAGICRRPMAPTTEEQAKVAKELYQKYLAK from the coding sequence ATGAAAGGAATTTTTTCGGCATTAATGGTGCCTTATAACTTGGATGGAAGTATTAACGAAAAAGGGCTTAGAGAATTAGTAAGACACAATATTGATGTCATGAAAGTAGATGGATTATATGTAGGCGGAAGTACCGGAGAAAACTTTATGATTTCTACGGAAGAAAAGAAAGAAGTTTTCAGAATTGCTATGGACGAAGCGAAGAATGAAGTACAAATGATGGCACAAGTCGGAAGTATCAATGTAAAAGAATCTGTGGAATTAGGAAAATATGCAACAGAATTAGGATATCCTTGTTTATCTGCAGTAACACCTTTCTACTATAAATTTAGTTTTGCAGAAATCAAAGAATATTATGAAACAATCGTAAGAGAAACTCAAAATAACATGGTAATTTATTCTATTCCTTTCTTAACAGGAGTTAATATGGACATTGCACAATTTGGAGAATTGTTTGCAAATCCTAAAATTATTGGAGTAAAATTCACAGCAGGAGATTTCTATTTATTAGAAAGAATGAGAAAAGCATATCCTGATAAATTGATTTTATCCGGATTCGATGAAATGTTATTACCAGCTGTGGTTATGGGTGTTGACGGAGCTATCGGAAGTACTTACAATGTCAATGGAATTCGAGCAAAAGAAATTTTCAGATTAGGAAAAGAAGGAAAAATCGCAGAGGCTTTAGAAATTCAACATGTAACAAATGACTTGATTGAAGGAATTTTACAAAATGGATTATATCCAACGATTAAAGAAATTTTAAAATGTCAAGGAGTAGATGCTGGAATTTGTAGAAGACCAATGGCACCTACTACGGAAGAACAAGCAAAAGTGGCAAAAGAATTGTATCAAAAATATTTAGCAAAATAG